The following are encoded together in the Onychostoma macrolepis isolate SWU-2019 chromosome 03, ASM1243209v1, whole genome shotgun sequence genome:
- the slc25a38a gene encoding mitochondrial glycine transporter A: protein MEFSLAHPAVKAFMCGSLSGTCSTLLFQPLDLVKTRLQTLQNGIQPGSGRVGMVTVFVSVLRTEKLLGLWRGISPSFVRCIPGVGIYFSTYFTLKQHFFADGAPGPLQAILLGAGARCLAGVCMLPITVIKTRFESGRYKYSSVLGALRCVCRTEGPKALFSGLTATLLRDAPFSGIYVMIYSQAKYTLPREISQSSYTPLANFSCGILAGVLASIVTQPADVVKTHVQVSPDLFSRTSDVIRYIYKEHGLVGFFRGAVPRSLRRTMMAAMAWTVYEQLMAQMGLKS from the exons ATGGAGTTTTCACTG GCTCATCCGGCTGTGAAAGCATTCATGTGTGGCTCTCTGAGCGGGACGTGCTCCACACTGCTCTTCCAGCCTCTGGACCTGGTGAAAACACGTCTGCAGACCCTACAGAACGGCATCCAGCCCGG GTCGGGTCGGGTTGGCATGGTCACGGTCTTTGTAAGTGTCCTGCGGACAGAGAAGCTCCTCGGACTGTGGAGAGGCATTTCGCCT TCATTTGTGCGCTGTATTCCAGGAGTCGGCATCTACTTCAGCACATATTTCACTCTAAAGCAGCACTTCTTCGCAGATGGGGCCCCGGGGCCCTTACAGGCCATACTTCTGGGAGCCGGAGCCAGATGTCTCGCAGGAGTCTGCATGCTGCCCATCACTGTCATCAAAACACGCTtcgag agcgGCCGCTATAAGTACAGCAGTGTGTTAGGAGCGCTGCGGTGTGTGTGTCGGACGGAGGGCCCGAAGGCTCTGTTCTCAGGTCTGACGGCCACGCTGCTCAGAGATGCACCGTTCTCCGGGATATACGTCATGATCTACAGCCAGGCCAAATACACGCTGCCACGAG agATCAGTCAGTCGTCTTACACCCCGCTAGCAAACTTCAGCTGTGGCATTCTGGCCGGTGTTCTGGCCTCTATTGTAACCCAGCCGGCAGATGTAGTGAAAACTCACGTTCAAGTGAGTCCAGACCTCTTCAGCAGGACATCAGATGTGATTCGATACATTTACAAG GAGCACGGTTTGGTGGGGTTTTTCCGTGGCGCAGTTCCTCGCTCTCTCAGGAGAACCATGATGGCGGCGATGGCGTGGACGGTGTATGAGCAGCTGATGGCTCAGATGGGCCTTAAATCTTGA